One genomic segment of Topomyia yanbarensis strain Yona2022 unplaced genomic scaffold, ASM3024719v1 HiC_scaffold_479, whole genome shotgun sequence includes these proteins:
- the LOC131695619 gene encoding zinc finger protein 271-like produces MCCGCEEQFDTEQMLSEHRSIYHRQPSSYGAKTMLCEYCFKAFYKKKNLETHQKIYGQNITYKCKLYCCAFQTRDIAKIKRHVLGSSHTSSDGESIFIRDWNANEFPCCVRHCDALFESYLSLMSHALMMHNEIREDNLIKHAKADFLCPACQKGYKTQFQLLKHQHRQQVVCTGCEKYFRKSEMSEHLVQCPMRVKVICDKCGREFSGPKLLDRHKYTAHKERGDVKAEVCSICGKMVLQLKAHMDIHNNKRPFQCNICPLSFKTRNLRMLHRRAHSDYRAYPCRQGCSKTYKSAGDRNRHEKLVHLNIKPFSCDVCQDSFIRDRDLRLHQRKHTGKKLYPCPSCAASYDKMCDLKEHIVQGCK; encoded by the exons ATGTGTTGCGGTTGCGAAGAGCAGTTTGATACGGAACAGATGCTTTCTGAACATCGAAGCATTTATCACCGGCAACCGTCGTCTTATGGGGCTAAAACTATGCTTTGTGAATACTGTTTTAAAgcgttctacaaaaagaaaAACTTGGAAACTCACCAAAAAATTTACGGTCAGAATATAACGTACAAGTGCAAG CTTTATTGCTGTGCATTTCAGACTAGGGACATAGCGAAGATAAAAAGACATGTTCTCGGCAGTTCTCATACGTCGTCCGATGGAGAATCGATATTCATTCgggactggaatgcaaacgagTTCCCATGCTGTGTTCGTCACTGTGATGCGCTCTTTGAATCATACCTAAGCCTAATGTCCCATGCCTTGATGATGCACAACGAAATTCGCGAAGATAATCTTATCAAACACGCTAAGGCTGACTTTCTTTGTCCCGCTTGCCAAAAAGGATACAAGACGCAGTTTCAGCTTCTGAAGCATCAACACCGCCAACAGGTCGTCTGTACGGGCTGTGAAAAATACTTCAGAAAGTCCGAAATGAGCGAACACCTTGTACAGTGTCCGATGAGAGTCAAGGTCATCTGCGATAAGTGTGGGAGAGAGTTCTCAGGGCCAAAGCTCTTGGACAGGCACAAGTATACCGCTCACAAGGAGAGGGGTGATGTGAAGGCAGAAGTGTGCAGCATTTGTGGGAAGATGGTTCTGCAGTTGAAAGCTCATATGGATATTCATAACAACAAACGACCGTTCCAATGCAATATTTGTCCGTTGAGCTTCAAGACAAGAAATTTACGAATGCTTCACCGTCGCGCACATTCTGATTATCGAGCATATCCATGTCGGCAAGGTTGCTCGAAAACCTACAAAAGTGCCGGAGATAGAAATCGTCACGAGAAGCTAGTGCACCTCAACATCAAACCGTTTAGCTGTGATGTTTGTCAGGATTCATTCATACGGGACCGTGATCTTCGGTTGCACCAGAGAAAACATACGGGAAAGAAGCTGTACCCATGCCCCAGCTGTGCGGCCAGTTACGATAAGATGTGTGATCTTAAAGAGCATATTGTGCAGGGATGCAAATAA